Part of the Tidjanibacter massiliensis genome is shown below.
GAACGCTCCGAAGCGGACATATGCACTGCCGTCATTGACGAAACGTACGACGAACGACCGGTCGGACGCATCGACGTCCAGACTGCTCAACGCCGCCGCACTGCGCTGTACCTCCACCGTGAAAGTACAGAGTTCGCCGATGCCGTCCGCCGACTCCGGTACCGCCAGCACGACATAACGGTCGGCCTTTCCCGACGGAACCGCAAGAGTCTGAACCGCCTCGGTCGCCGGGAACACGCTTCCCACGCTCAGCACTCCCCGCAATTCATCTTCATATTCCTCCTTAAAGACGTTCTCGTAATCGGCTCCGGCATATACGGCCAGCCAATAGCGTTCGACGGCAGGAGAGGAAAATTCGAAACGAAGTTCCAGCAAGTCGGCCGCAAGCCACGCATAAGAGCCGGTCATCCGTTCCCCGCTCCGTACCAACGCTTTGGTACGGTAGGTCTCCGTCACCGGCTCCAACGGCCGATGGTCGGCATCGTAAGGCTGGGCATAAACGACATACTCCGTCTCCGGCTCCACGGAAAATTCGCCGGGAATGTCCCCGAACTGCTCCTGATACGCTTGGTTGGCCAGAATGAACTCCTCCATCGTATGACCGGCATTGTCTGCGAACCACTGTTCCAACACCGCCTTCTCCACATAGCCCGGTATGAAGGACGCGCATCCTTCCGCCATCACGAAGTTCACCAACATCCGATAGGGCGAATAGTTCTTCTGGTCGATGGTCATGATGACGGCGCCGGTCTTCTCCGCCCCGTCGAACACGAGTCCCTCGACAGGCAGCACCGTATTGCGGGCGACGGTTATCGGCGATGCCAGCGTGCGCTCGACATATCCTCCCTCCTTATCGAACAAACGGACGGTAAGCGCATCGTATTCCGCAGGCGGAACGGCGACATACACCGACAGAGGCGTATCGGAAAGCTGCGTATCGATACCCGTTACGGTCACCGAACGGGCAGTCTGCTCCGTCTTCGCATAACCGACGAAAGAACCGTCGGCACCAAAATACATCCTGCCCGAAAGATTCAGCGCCTGCTCGCTCAAATCGGTATTGCTCGTCAACATGAGTTTGGAAAGCACCGTACTGCCCGTAATGCGCAGTTCCAGCAATCCGAATACGTTCCGGAAAGCGAGACCGGATTCCGGGTCGCTGCCCGAAGCGACCATGGGATTGCAGCCCGAAGCGAACGTCCCTGCTGCATAAGGCTGTTCGGCAGGTATCTCCATAGCCACCGACCCCGAATCATAAACCGCACCTGCAGCCGGGTACGCCGCATAATACATACCGTCGGAACCGGCATCGAGCCAATCGCCGGTGAAAGTCGCCGAACGCTCCCCGGCCCCCTCCGTCAATCCGAACACGGAGCTGCCGCCGCTGTCGTTCATCAGAAGAAACGAGTCACCCTCGTTCCACACGACCGAATAGTCGGCACCCAGTGCGGTACGTGTCACCTCCGTCGTCGCACGGATGGTCATCCCGCTTTGCGGCCCTACCGGCTCCGGCCCCTGCGTACACGAAGAGAGCAGCACCGCCGCAGCGGTCACCGCCGTGCAAAGGCCGCACATCACATTCCGTCCAATCTGTTTCATAGTCCTGAATTTAAGGTTAATGTTTAGCCAAAGATAAAGATACATTTCCGCATTTAAAACATTATATATAAACGATATAAATTATCCGGAAAAGCACCGCTGCGGCGCCAGGAGGTACGGCGCACGCCTCGCCGGGAGACCGCCGGAAGCGCCACCGACAGGGATACTCCATCCTCTCCCACGGCCGGTAGCCGCCCTTTCGTCTGGCAAAATAAAATAATCCGGAGGCCGTTTATTTTATACAAGATAAAATACTATCTTTGCGAAGTTTTTAACGACACTTAAACACTAAAGAAATGGCTTACAAAATTGATGAGAATGTCTGCATCTCCTGCGGCTCATGCGCCGGAGAATGTCCCACCGAAGCGATTTCGGCCGGTGATAACTCCTATGTTATCGACGCCGACAAATGCATCTCCTGCGGCACCTGCGCAAGTGTTTGCCCGACGGAGGCTATTTCGGAGGAGTAAACCGGATATTTCCAGAATACGAAAGAGGGGTATGGCAGCGGCCGTGCCCCTTTTCGTTTCCCCTGCCGGAACGTCCTCCCCGCTTTCCGCCCGGCAGACCGCTATTTTTCGTAACTTCGCATGCAAAAAGGGAAAACACGATGAATTTCGAAACCATCCGCGGCAAAGCGCTCGACCGGGTGCCGCTCACTTTCGACGAAGCGCTGTGGCTCTACGAAACGGTCCCGCCCGCACGGCTTTTCCGCCTGGCCGACGCACTGCGCCGCAGGGCAGTGGAAGAGCCCGGTACCGTGACCTGGCAGATAGACCGCAACGTCAACATCACCAACGTCTGCATCTCGGGCTGTACGTTCTGCAATTTCCACTGCCGGCCCGGCGAGCGCACCGCCTACATCACGACCCCCGAAGCCTATGACGCCAAGATAGAGGAGACCCTGCGGTTGGGCGGCGACCAACTGCTGCTGCAGGGCGGCCTGCACCCCCGCCTCGACATCGCCTTTTATGAAGAGCTCTTCCGCGGCCTCAAGGCCCGCCATCCGGAAATCCGGCTCCATGCCCTCGGTGCCCCGGAGGTCGCCCACATCGCCCGTATCAGCTGCCTCTCGATAGGCGAGACGCTGCGACGGCTGCACGAGGCAGGGCTCGATTCGCTGCCCGGCGCGGGCGCGGAGATTCTCTGCGACGAAGTGCGCCGCCGCATCTCACCCGGCAAACCCTCCGTCGCGCAATGGTGCGAAGTGATGCGCGAAGCCCACCGGATAAACCTGCCCACCTCGGCTACCATGATGTACGGCCATGTGGAGACACCCGCCCAGCGCATCGAACACCTGCTGCTGCTGCGCGACCTGCAGGCCGAATGCCCGGAGGGCCACTACGGTTTCATCGCTTTCATCCCGTGGATATTCTGCAGCGAGGGTACCCGGCTCGAAAAGGAGGGGGTACGTTCCCGCTTCTCCCCGCTCGAATACCTGCGTCTCATCGCCGTCAGCCGCATCGTACTCCACAACATACGCAACATACAGGCTTCGTGGCTCACCGTCGGCAAGGCCACGGCACAGATAGCCCTGCACTGCGGAGCCAACGATTTCGGCTCGATAATGATAGAGGAGAACGTGGTCTCCTCGGCAGGCGCCCGCAACGCTTTCGATGCCGAAGGCATCCAGCGGGCCATCCGTGAAGCGGGTTTCACTCCACAGCTGCGCGACCAGCTCTACCGAAAGCGCGACTACGCCGCGGCCCTCTCCCGGCAGTAACCTCCGGCCCCGAAACAAACGGAACAACAGCCCTGCAAAGAGAAGGCCTGCAAAGAGTAAAACGGGGGAGTCTCCTCCCGGTACCTGCAGTTTTCCGCTCCGGCGAAATCGGCAGCATCCGGACTGCCGCACAAAACCGCCCGACACGCCGAACATTGCCGTTCCGACGGGCAGTACGGAACGAAGCCGCTCCAGGAAACAGGCATGCAGCGGAAAGGCTCGCTCAAAACACACGGGAACCGGCCGGGCCGCCGAATCGCAAAGCCCGTCAGGCACAACGGAGGAACATCCACGGACAACCCGTCGAACCGAAACGTTCCGGATGCCGAAGAGCGACAGACACAACGGAGGGGCCGCATCGGTCGATGCGGCCCCTCCGTTGCATCCGCCCCCCGGCGGACTATTTCGCGGCGCGCTTGCGCTCCGTCTCGTCAAGCAGGATTTTCCGCAGCCGCATCGCCTTGGGCGTCACCTCCACATACTCATCCTCCTTGATATACTCCAGCGCCTCTTCGAGCGAAAAGATGACCGCCGGAGCGATGTTCATCTTCTCGTCGGAACCGCTCGCCCGCATGTTGGTCAGCTTCTTCGACTTGGTCAGGTTGATGGTGATGTCCCCCTCGCGGGTGCTCTCGCCCACCACCTGGCCGCAATATATCTCGTCGCCGGGCGATACGAAGAAACGGCCCCTATCCTGAAGCTTGTTGATGGCATAGGCATACGCCTGCCCCGTCTCCATGGCTATCAGCGAACCGTTGCTGCGCATCTCTATTTCTCCCTTGTAGGGCTCGAAATCCTTGAACCGGTGCGCCATCACCGCCTCGCCGGCCGTAGCGGTCAGCAGGTTGCTCCTTAGCCCGATGATGCCCCGCGAAGGGATGTCGAACTCCAGCCTCGTGCGGCCGTTCTCCGACACCATGTTCACGAGCGTCCCCTTGCGTTTGGTGGTCATCTCGATGGCCTTGCCGGAGTATTCGTCGGGCAGGTCGATGGTCAGCTCCTCCACCGGTTCGCACTTTCGGCCGTCGATTTCCTTGATGATGACCTTGGGCTGTCCCACCTGCAGCTCGTACCCCTCCCTGCGCATCGTTTCGATGAGCACGGAAAGGTGCAGCACGCCGCGCCCGTACACCACGAAGCTGTCCGCCGTCGCACCGGGCTCCACGCGCAGGGCGAGATTCTTCTCCAGTTCCCGGTCGAGCCGCTCCTTGATATGGCGGGAAGTCACGTACTTGCCGTCACGGCCGAAGAAGGGGGAATCGTTGATGGTAAAGAGCATGCTCATCGTGGGCTCGTCGATGGCTATCGGTTCGAGCGGTTCGGGGTTGTCGTAATCGCATATCGTGTCACCTATCTCGAAACCCTCGATACCCACAATGGCGCATATCTCGCCGCACGGCACCTCTTCGGCCTTGCTCTTTCCGAGCCCCTCGAAGGTCATCAGGTCCTTGATTCTGGTCTTCACCATCGTCACGCCGTCGCGTTTGGCGAGCGTCACGTTCATGCCCGGCCGAAGTGTGCCGCGCGTCACCTTGCCCACGGCGATACGCCCCACGTAAGGAGAGTATTCGAGCGAGGTGATGAGCATCTGCGGAGTCCCCTCCACACGGGCCGGTTCGGGAATATCGTCGATTATCGCGTCGAGCAGCGGTGTGATATTGTCGGTACGTTCGCCCAGTTTGTTGGACATCCACCCCTGCTTGGCGCTGCCGTACACGGTACGGTAGTCGAGCTGCTCTTCGTTGGCATTGAGGGTGAACATCAGGTCGAACACCTGCTCGTTCACAAACTCCGGACGGCAGTTGGGCTTGTCCACCTTGTTTATC
Proteins encoded:
- a CDS encoding indolepyruvate ferredoxin oxidoreductase subunit alpha, producing the protein MAYKIDENVCISCGSCAGECPTEAISAGDNSYVIDADKCISCGTCASVCPTEAISEE
- a CDS encoding radical SAM protein, with product MNFETIRGKALDRVPLTFDEALWLYETVPPARLFRLADALRRRAVEEPGTVTWQIDRNVNITNVCISGCTFCNFHCRPGERTAYITTPEAYDAKIEETLRLGGDQLLLQGGLHPRLDIAFYEELFRGLKARHPEIRLHALGAPEVAHIARISCLSIGETLRRLHEAGLDSLPGAGAEILCDEVRRRISPGKPSVAQWCEVMREAHRINLPTSATMMYGHVETPAQRIEHLLLLRDLQAECPEGHYGFIAFIPWIFCSEGTRLEKEGVRSRFSPLEYLRLIAVSRIVLHNIRNIQASWLTVGKATAQIALHCGANDFGSIMIEENVVSSAGARNAFDAEGIQRAIREAGFTPQLRDQLYRKRDYAAALSRQ
- the typA gene encoding translational GTPase TypA; its protein translation is MRKLRNIAIIAHVDHGKTTLVDKMILQGHLFRNAASAGELILDNNDIERERGITILSKNVSVIYKDYKINIIDTPGHSDFGGEVERVLNMADGVLLLVDAFEGTMPQTRFVLQKALALGKKPIVVINKVDKPNCRPEFVNEQVFDLMFTLNANEEQLDYRTVYGSAKQGWMSNKLGERTDNITPLLDAIIDDIPEPARVEGTPQMLITSLEYSPYVGRIAVGKVTRGTLRPGMNVTLAKRDGVTMVKTRIKDLMTFEGLGKSKAEEVPCGEICAIVGIEGFEIGDTICDYDNPEPLEPIAIDEPTMSMLFTINDSPFFGRDGKYVTSRHIKERLDRELEKNLALRVEPGATADSFVVYGRGVLHLSVLIETMRREGYELQVGQPKVIIKEIDGRKCEPVEELTIDLPDEYSGKAIEMTTKRKGTLVNMVSENGRTRLEFDIPSRGIIGLRSNLLTATAGEAVMAHRFKDFEPYKGEIEMRSNGSLIAMETGQAYAYAINKLQDRGRFFVSPGDEIYCGQVVGESTREGDITINLTKSKKLTNMRASGSDEKMNIAPAVIFSLEEALEYIKEDEYVEVTPKAMRLRKILLDETERKRAAK